ATTAAACTCAAGTGAAGTTATGAATGAGACAGTATTTGGAATGGTTATTTGAGTTTTTAAGGAATTTTGATTGCAATACGATATGGGCAGCATTACTGCTGATTTATGCCACAACAATATTGTTGACCGGTGAAAGCATGGCTTTAATGGCTGAGTATATGGCGCGAGAGAGTGCGCGGCCGTCAGAGGAGCGAGCAGCGCGAGAGCCAGGACGTGGGCTTGCGTTGCCGGTCGCTGTCTTTCAGCTGGTGCACGCCGCTTCTGTTGCCGGGCGGGTTACTCGCCTCCTGTGGATAAAGCACATCATTATCATAAATCCAATTTTAATGGCCTACTTTAGGTTCAGGCCTCTTTTACAGGGAGGGGAACTGGATCTCAGATCCGCTACGGTTTTAATATGGGTTGGTGGCTATAATGAGTAGAGATGTGCCGAGACTTTAAATCCAAGGACTCAATAGCATATAATatgccaataataattatgtatctatacaattatccgcccactttatactcgcgtcatattaaagaaggcggataattgtgtctctgaatatataataataaatgcaaaGGTGAGTTtgtaaactattaaatttaatcacagaactgaaatttggtattggaAACATACTTGATGCTCTTTATACCAGAAATGTAACACTGTCTGCTAACACTAAAGAAAAAACTAATGTATGCAGctaaaattaaaacctaaatagctcagtggtaaaggaaCCTGACTCATCACCTGTTGGGCTATTGTAGTAACCACTCCTAACAAAGTCTTttctgactaattggaggggaactgaaatattggtcatattttaaagaatttttataaaacaaaattgttgaGGGATATTCATCATAGCATGTGTCTATGCAAAGTGCCAATGTACAAGTAGAGTATAAGACTCGTATCCCCATCGATTGATTGAATTTTCGATAAAACTAAAACCAATAAAGATTAAAGGCAAGCAACGTGTTACATCAACCACTGATATGATATAATTGTGATAAGAAAGATTCCTACCAGTGTGTAAAGTACCTACAACGTAAGCTAATACAACAAGATTATCTATTGGAAAAATGTTAGCCCCTCATCTTtgcaatatacatacataatagtCATCtatcatacaaaaattaaacacataaatataaagGAAAACTGAATTGTTTATATTGTATTGGTAGGTACTTAAACTCTGAACTTCTACTgaaaaagtcatcatcatcatgaaaaagtaacagaatgtctcaaacggtaaaggaaaacatcgtgaggaaacctgcacgccagagaatttcttaattctctgtgtgtgtgaagtctgccaatccgcattgggccagcgtggtagactattggcctaatcgctctcattctgagaggagactcgagctcagtagtgagccgtatatgggttgataatgacgacgacgacgatattcAGTTACTTTTTCAGTAGAAGTTGATGTATTGTCATTATTTTTAACCACCAATGTATTTCTGTAGTGGGACATGTCAACTTAACAGTGAATATAAGACTGCAATAGAATATAACATAAGTCTGAAACTATTTGATCTATACTTTATGAGTACTCACTACAACTACACCAACTCAATATAGCTATATCTTAGCTTGGTTAAAgttaaatgtttgttaaaacACTATATTATCCATACATCAAGGTAATGAACATATACATACATGGAGTCATACTAATAAGCAAAGGTATGGGAAAGTGAGTTATACACTGAACCAATTCTGATGAATTTTCTCACAGACATAGATTGTGTGTCAGACATATAAGTCTGGTATAAATATACCAGATATCAAAGGAGCAAGatctagaaaaaaaatcttaatccaCACAAATATGGATGCAAAAGTTGCAGGCGTCAATAGAAGTAggattataaaatgtttacaaacaTTGCTTTTTATACTACTTCTAGATACAACAGCTGTGCATGCAAtgattaattaaactaaaagcCTTTCCATACTAGGAATCCAATttgtgattgggtttgattTAGTATGAAACTcaattttttgttgttattttggCGATTGTGAAAACTATCAAAATCAAAACGTTGCTCAtgcactttattatttattagcaatTAGCAATAACTCATGGAATATTTCTGTATggatttgtcaatttttttggaaagaataacaaaataaaactataacaataaaaataatcagaGGTGAGTATTATTTCCATGTAAAAAGAATTACAATTTTAGATGAGTAACTTCAATCACTATTTATAAAGCATTTTATGTTAGATAAAAACTACTGACTCATCAACATAACTACtccttttattgtaaaattatgtaGGTTATTGCTCATTTTTATCATGCATacagaattaattttttttttatttatcttatcttatttaattttattaaataaaatcatgaagctagtgaaattaaaataacattgaaATATTGCAACAACAACATCAATATATAAAAGCCAAACAGATCTGTGTTTTACCTTCTGTTATCAAGTTTGCCATGAAACAAAAGAAGATTTCCAATTAGAATGTATGACGGcatataaatttattactaaaataattataattataactataaataaaatagcaatgTATTACAACAAGAGTTTTCATTGTTTAGACCTTCaccagcctcaatagctcaattgTAAAGGGGCTGGAGTCATCATCAAGAGGTGGTAGTTTGATTCCCGCTGGCTTGACTATAGTCATACTCACTCCTTATTCAGTCTTTCAATACTTATTGgagggaatggaaatattggtcatatttaaaagatatggcaaagaTTTTATGGCAAGGTCTATAAACACTGAAAGTCAGCAACAGTTTCTGCAAAGTTAGGTGTCTGAGGAGTGTGACCACAGATATAAAAATCTCATGTGTCTGTCTAtacatgatatttttatataatatgtactagATTTAGCCAATAAAAAATTTCAGTTATTTATCATACAAAATCAAGTTGTAAATTAATTGACTATGTACCAAGTTATCAAtacatttgatttattttattgtaatttaaaaattactatgtTTTCTCTAGtgctgatatttatttatacaatattaaaacacaatcaagctattttcaaattatagtctgtctgtttgtctgggataatctttaaaattaataggacttttactggaagatatcAAGGTCATTTAGTAgcttaaagtgtattttttatagaaacatGGTTCCCACAGCATTCCcacaggatttgtaaaaaactgaatttcaaatGGACAAGACACAAAGTCATTGAACATTAGTAGATTTAAAGTAGAGTATACAGACAGATATACTTGTTTGTTTGGACAGAATAATCTAGACATACCTGTTTTTTCTCCATCTTTGCTTTAATATCTCTCGCTAATGTGTAAAATGCATATTCAACATTTAGTGAGTCCTTTGCTGATGTTTCTACAAATTTTATCTGATATTCTATTGCTAATTGTTCACCTCGCTCTTTTGAAACCTGAAAACATATTTAACACATAAAAACAATATGAAGTAgacataattaaaacattaaaaattttaaaacagccAAGTATAAAGCTGAACTTCTTAACACATCTGGATGTAAAAagatctaatctatactaatattataaagctgaagagtttgtttatttgtttggttgaacgttaatctcaggaaatactggtctgatttgaaaaattatttcagtgtcacatagcccatttaacgaggaaggctataggctatatattatcctataCCGcgataccgcgcggcgtcagctagttaataataaagtacactatttttatcattttgtgcagaaaataatatttgcatttAAGTTTAGATGAGTTGcctcaaaaatatttcaataaaaattttgaaaaattaacaaagtttaatgtactactaaaaataacattattgatTTCTTTATTTGCACTGCACATTGGGCCAGAACTGCAGCAATCACAGGCTAAACAAATTGATTAACCCTATTCCATCTATCAATACAATAATTACATTGTTATAATGAAATAAGGAAAACCCAACTTCCTTCCATTGTTTAGTTCAGTTTATCATCAGTCTACAAGTTACATAAATTTGTTAATGTACCAATCTATTTATAACTTTACTTTactgtttataaaatatcaatattatgaacagttactaaaaataaaagtagtcaTCAGAGATTTGAGTGATCTATCATAAGCACTAAACTTAAAGcagtaagaaaatataaaatattgaatacataacatacataatatccttttattaaattacctgTCTTTTAGCATCTAAATCACATTTATTGCCAAGAATCATCTTTTCAACATCAGCACTAGCATTTTCTTCAATGTTTCTTATCCAATTCTTGATATTTTCAAAACTCTTTTCATTAGTGACATCATAAACCAACATTATGCCCATGGATCCTCGATAGTAAGCCGTCGTTATCGTACGGAACCTCTCCTGACCCGCCGTATCCCTAAAACCAGTTTACAATAAGGGACCCATTGTTTATACTTGGCAactgatgatgaatgaaaactTACCATATTTGTAACTTTACTTTTTTGCCATCAAGGTCTATTGTACGTATTTTGAAGTCAATACCTGAAACAATTTAACTGGTAAACTgggttcaattaattaaaattagtgtGTATGATGTCATAAACTGGACACTCGTTGAACTCGCCAAGGGTTCAGTTAAACAGAGCCCCACCCTTCTCATTCATGCACTAATAcgaaaaaatcaaacaatacaacaaaaaaatcttgttCGATGACAATtacgtataataaaaaatacaacttttCTGACAATAACCTTTGGATACAAAGACTGAGACTACTCACCGATGGTGGATATAAATGAAATGTTGAAAGCATCTTCggaaaatctaaataatatagATGTTTTTCCCACACCAGAATCACCTATTaagagtaatttaaataaataatcgtaAGTTTTTGCCATTTTTTATATCAATCAAAGAATACACAGCCACTCATTTGGCATTTTTGAGTAATCGCTAGTGATGTACCCACGACGAGGCAGTTTTATTAACAAATGTCAATTAGGGTTGAGTGACAGTTTCATTGAGTACGAAACgatattactattaatttgtGTGCGAGATTTGTATTTTAGATGGCTacaaccttagaccattaataagaattaatggtctaaggctaCAACAGTACAGCCTactaataaatatgaaatacatACAGTTAGTCTATACATATAAGAAACACATCTAATTCAGTTGGCTAGTTGCTtactttctgaaaataaaagtcattttttaattctcatttAATGGctcagataaataaataataaataaatggtttcCCGTTAGGCCTACTTTAGTATCttagtacgaacaatttttgtatttaccacccaaaaattgtttgtactcgagttaaatactaaagtagtctgtacggcctattagagatctttgatttttttctagTATGTAGTAATGTAATGTTACAATTTTAGTACGTCTGTCAAATATAAATTTTGGTCTGTGCTAGCAAAAATcttcataaacattttattgtcCTCGGCTAGAATGTGAGGGTGTAAAtccataaataatataaaaagtggTCAAACTCTAAAAGTCATTGACTAGATATGACAGTGACActgacaatgacaatgacagCTATGCTAGGTCAAGCGAAAGTGAGCGCGGCTTTTCGTAAAACATCcctttgaatttcaatttattttattttgcttaaaTAATGAGTTAATGCCCAATTGATAAATTTACTATTCGAGTTACAATGTTTTACCACGTAAGTCTGGGTTTCATGAAACCAATTTGTGTTCCTCTTCTAGTAAAGCACAAAAATTCTTCATagcattaaaacaaaaacaatgttTCAGATATCGTTAGAACATGAGATTTTGCTACATCCTCGATACTTTGGGCCCCAGTTGCTAGACACAGTTAAGCAAAAGTTATACACAGAGGTTGAAGGCACATGTACAGGGAAGTAAGTGATACCTTGCTTTAGTTATTCCGGAATTGTAATTTTCACTAAAACTATAACACAATTAATATGCAGCTGTTGTAAAAAAGTCTGCTATTTTGCAGAAGAGATGTAATCTATATAAATACCACATCACTGAGTATCAGTCACAAATATTCAGGCCCCATCACTACAACTAAATTTAGTAGTTTGATGTATATGTAGTATGTAGTGTGTAAACTATCTAGCGCTATACAGGTTAAGTAAAGTTCACTTCACTTGAGCATCCTATGTAAGAGTGctaaattgttaatattaaaaaaacagtaataaGTCAATATCATACTTATTcaaatatgtatatacaatatacaatctTGTTCTTTACTTCCTTTGTCTTACTTTGTTCAACAATCTGAAAATTTATAGATATGAGTTAGATTGTTATTGTGaaacaaatataacttgaaacCCATATCCTCTCCCTCctccataaatatttaaagatataatttaataaactgtGAAACTACtaatactttcttttttttacaagttagccattgactacaatctcacctggtgatgagatgatgcagtctaagatggaagcaggctaacttgttaggaggaggacgaaaatccacataCCTTTCAGTTTCCAAACAACAAACATAactgtctttgccggtagggtgttaactagccaaaGCTGAAGCctccctcccaccagccaggcctggaccaattaagaaaatctcaattggtccagccagggattgaacgcaggacctccattttgtaaatccactgcaatAACTGTGGCCCCACAGAGGCCCTTGCTGATCAATCTATCACAGATTTGAAGCacctacattttatttacaggTATGGTTTTGTAATAGCAGTGACAACAATAGACAGCATTGGTGCGGGCCTCATACAACCCGGGCAAGGCTTTGTGGTGTACCCTGTCAAATATAAAGCTATAGTGTTCAGGCCCTTCAAAGGAGAAGTGCTTGATGCTATTGTTACACAAGTTAATAAGGTATTACATTTGAGTCTTGTTTGCTATATTAATATCcctattatcaacccatatttggctcactgctgagctcgagtctcctctgaatgagaggggtgaggccaatagtccaccacgctcgcccaatgcggattggcagacttcacactctctggtatgcaggtttcgttacaatgttttccttgagacacgtgatatttaatttcttaaaatgcacacaactgaaaagttggaggtgcatgttccagaccggattcaaacacaCACAACCACCCTccagaatctgaggcagaggtcatatccactgggccatcacggctcaCTATATAACAACTAATATCCCTATaccaaaacaaaattactaatttaattCCACACCAGTATTGTTGACCACCAACTTGCAttagagcagtgtggtgggtctaagctccttaTTCTATAAGGAGAGGAGAGGGAGGCTGGCCCTGTAGTACGCCAttaaagtaggctgataataCCTAAAcctaatacctacataaaaaaataagtgatcaaaatataaaaaaaatatccattatGAGTTGTCTGTTTTAGCAAGACTAACACacagaaatagatttttttatttatatagtttaaTCTACATTTAAGTATTGTTACaatcatttacattttacagGTTGGAATGTTTGCCCAAATAGGCCCACTTAGCTGTTTCATTTCACATCATGTAAGTATGCCACATAtttatgtgttattttatttttaaccgacttccaaaaaggaggaggttctacgttcggctgtatgtttttttttttttttttttcttttttatgtatgtccagcgataattccgtcaattatggaccgattttgaaaattctttttttgttttgaagggtttacttccagggtggtcccatttttttcatgtcaggatctgatgagggcatcctggagaaattgaggggaactttcgaaagttgtagagacggctagtgcgtttgttagtgtttccataaggtattttaaaccactacaactttatgaaggtttggagttggtctgatgatggagccgaaacagacgatggaactcgtcaaggatttacagcagtcaccttttgtttgggcttgatttatttgtattgatgagtactttgcACCTATatgtgttgtgactgtattaagggtctggtgatgaagacgagggacagtgaagagaactcctcgacggttcacagtagctaccttgtgtttggacttgataaatttgtattgatgagaactttccacctagatggattgtgattgtattaagggtctggtgatgaagacgagggacagtgaagagaactcctcgacggttcaccacagtaactaccttctgtttggacttgataaatttgtattgatgagaactttccacctagatggattgtgactgtattaagggtctggtgctGAAGaagaagcacagtgaagagaactcctcgacggctcacagtagctaccttgtgtttggacttgataattttgtattattaagaaCTTtacacttagataggttgtgactgtacacacgcagtaggtatgctaacactaaaaataaaaaaataaaaattttaataaaaaaaattcaaccgacttccaactctaaaaataacttaactaaaaagcaaaaaataacatcctatgtgctaccttctgatcagtttgaaggcggtgccaagccagtgtcgtgttttaattaaagctgtttctgaaagaaccacataaattttgtagtttaaacgtgtttaattaaaacatcactggcttggcaccgccttcaaactgatcagaaggtagcacataggatgttattttttgctttttagttaaagttatttttagagttggaagtcggttgaattttttttattaaaatttttttggtaaattaaaatcctttataatattataatgcgaaagtaagtctgtctggtACTTTTTTACGGCTAAGCCACAGAACTGATAAAATTTAGTAAAGATTGGACCTGAGACTGAGAGCAGAACCTAGGCTACAATAtcttgaaaaatccatggttttctggatttctagaaaaataatttcacgaGGCTCActgctcaagtctcctctcagaatgagaggggtaaggccaacagtccaccacgctggcccaatgcagattggcagatatcatacacacagagaatcaagaaaattctgtggtatgcaggtttcctcacaatgttttccttcaccgctatatttaatttcttaaatatatatatacctaaataaatataatatacctaatttattattcatacttTTTATGTTGAAGTCTAGTAATCTTTAATCaagcattaaattaaatattttacattacatgtacagtaaattacatattatatttcagtCAATTCCGGCAGATATGGAGTTTTGTCCCAATGTAAATCCCCCGTGCTACAAGAGTAAACAGGAAGACAATGTCATACAGGAAGAGGATGTGATCAGATTGAAGATTGTGGGCACGAGAGTGGATGCCACTGGCATTGTAAGTATCGTTTATTTTACACTGTAGAGTGCGTGCAAGATAAGTCTATGCGCGACTGCCGGCGCCATTATGGTGCCCGCGTTAGTCATCTCTTTTAcccaagagatagatagagatagacaaGATGGCGGCACTTTTGATTACAGTAccgattttggccacgcgcaaacttatcgtgTGCGCAATCTAATATTACTGTAACAGTAAAAACCTAAAATGTCTTCTTATAGCTAACAATCactttgataaaataataatttaggtgttaaatagaaaattttacCAAGTTTCTGTTCAAATAATTGTAATCAAGTCTTGCTTAATACTCACAAACTTTATgcagttaaatttttaatgaagtTTGTCATTTATTCTGTGAAACCAATATTTTTGTCTAGTGGTAAGCCtggactagttaccaccctattcacaaaaaaaaactcttatCCCCTTGCATTCTGATTTGAACATGGAAATTCTTAAGAGCTATGGATAGAATGAAGTTGTacccaagttagcccgctacaaTGTTAGACTCCATTATCAATTAAGGAATggcattcaagggctaactgtcattgaataaaaaatcaatattttttttgttacagtttGCAATTGGAACATTGATGGACGATTATTTAGGATTAGTGACACAATAAGTgtaataatttaacttattttaagacaaatataaaatgaaacacatttcacatattttttatttatattatatttatttggcaTTCAAATAATAGTGTAAAATTCATATGTAAGTATGTAACAAAAACAATCTGTCAAAAAAGGACAAAATATTTGGACACTTCAGTCTATTTGGGCAGTTTGTGTGACCGTTGACCGTTGTACTGGACGTGTACAGTGGTGGTGACTATAACGATACAATCTTACGTCTAACATAAAGTGAAACTTATTGTTATATACACTAACACTATAGTGCTGAAGTATGTACTCCCAGCTTCAAACTTGATGACAATCAATGCAATTGTTGTAATCATTATAGTTTTATTACCtgataacaaaaaatatcagaTAAAAGAACATAACTAACAGCTgttgtgtattttaattaaccTATTATATGTTTGGAATATGTAATTATATGGAACAATGTACCATAAACAGGGTGAAATACATtgaccttttataataaaaggatgtacaagcatgtagaaaatttcacttaaaaactggccaattttgctttgacagtgttagaattattagtaaagaaaattatacataaaggcctttaaatacagtccaatattcaataaactcctaaattcagagcaaattcaaccttaagaattgagtttaaggttgaatttgcaaatgcgagtGCTAAGTTGTGTTtgacactcattgagtggggacgtattttggttgctgattgtgcatccaatttttatttaatagaagaTCAATGGAGGTATAACATGTACTGAGTGTTGAGAATACGCCACAAGTTGGAAGCTGGGAGGCTCATACATTGAATTTCCAAATAGTATTGTGCAGTTTATGTTTAGTATTcgtcttagtataataatattcactGCTTTGTACGTGGAAGTATGTGTTTTTCTGTTTGTGTCTGTACATGCATACGTAGATGCTGAACAAACTAAACCACAAGGAAACAATGCAtgtaaattgtataagctagtgaatacacataaaaataataaataaataaaaataaatatacttaaacaatacacatcactatctagccccaaagtaagcatacagaatagcttgtgttatgggtgctaagatagttgatattataatattcatatacatttatatactacatataaatacttatataatgtataaatacacacagacactggaaaacacccatgctcatcacacaaatattttccagttgtgggaatcgaactcacgaccgtggatgcagaaagcagggcccactgcgccacgcggccgtcacatacagatatataatatatacgagtatcatgtaaattaagataaaatattctaaaacaTGAACTAAATCTGCAATCTGAATTTGTAAACATTTAGAAAACTTTGATAATTGTAGAACAAGTTCATATAATGTCTagacaaaaaaattatgtatttcaaacttaaaacatttattCCCAAAAAGTTCATATCATAACAATAATGTAGGGTTACAATTATAAATAGTATcatagtaattaattttgtttttgttcaaaTCAATACTATTACATTAcatataaatcttaaattaaaattaagaagatttttcctaaaaaatacaattacaaaattaactaaacttaattcaaaatttgtcaattataaaaaaaatatccaaaggGACGATTCAATGTCTTTGGTTTGTCAATTATATACAAAagtactaaaaaatataaataaattaaaaaaaacaccctAGTCAAATATTGCTTGTGCTTAACGAAATATGgcatctaaataaataatactcaaTATGAGATCAGAAACACAAACTAAGCcatgattaatttatattatctaaGCACCGAATAGGCCTAAACATTAAAGATATCTATGTatagaattaatatttattttagcataACTCCCAAGCATAAAATGCTTCGCTACAGTAAAATCTACATAATTATCGTATCGTTTTTTtcgttataaaatattgagacataacattgtgcaatataacataataatatgcaTGATAGAAGATATATTTGGAAcagtcatttaatttttttttagtcacaaTAATTTGCACAATTGGCTCACTGAATACACGCGGGCGATGACGTAAGCCGACTTACTGGCGTCTGaaatattttcacaaaattatgtatagcttggcaacttcgtttgtaacactcccgatggtcgcgggccggagggcgtgtagcgatgaatgaaaaactcacgactaatgcatctcacttccctgcacgcacgatttcacacccgtgcagtctttccccccgtcgcccgcatatcatgggagtgtcatcaacccACTTGATAGACTATAAATTCGTATCATTATAGTACTTCAAGAATGCATGTCAAGCAAATCTCTGGCTAATATAGTaaaaattttgtcaaaattaattaattaaaaaaatatttaactaatttagCGATTAGCCAGACAAATAGACAGagacaaaaatttataattttattgtttgaaataaGTACTGTATATAGTTTCATTCATCATGCATTTAGTGaaaagcttttaatttaaaattacaaacagacatttcaatttcaagaaatttatacaaaatggtTATGAGCCAGTTTCGTCAGCAACGCAATCGCCGCCTTACAAGGCACAAATCAAGACTTCAGGTTAAACATACGACACTGCAAACATTTCGAAACAAGTATATACTCTGCTACGTACTCAACAGTACAGGAAGATTCGAAGCCAAGGAAATAACAGATTAGGAATTCTTAAGGCTGATATGAATCTTATAGTTAAGGGCATAAAGTCTATATTTCTACAGGGTTTctaaacaattataatattgtatagtaGTGGGGTCTAGAATTAAAAGTGGGTCGGCTTAGTGCTAAAAATCTTCAGCGGAACTTCAAGACACATTATAACAC
The Bicyclus anynana chromosome 21, ilBicAnyn1.1, whole genome shotgun sequence genome window above contains:
- the LOC112044361 gene encoding ras-related protein Rab-8A, which translates into the protein MAKTYDYLFKLLLIGDSGVGKTSILFRFSEDAFNISFISTIGIDFKIRTIDLDGKKVKLQIWDTAGQERFRTITTAYYRGSMGIMLVYDVTNEKSFENIKNWIRNIEENASADVEKMILGNKCDLDAKRQVSKERGEQLAIEYQIKFVETSAKDSLNVEYAFYTLARDIKAKMEKKQEASNPPGNRSGVHQLKDSDRQRKPTSWLSRCSLL
- the LOC112044380 gene encoding DNA-directed RNA polymerase II subunit RPB7, which codes for MFYHISLEHEILLHPRYFGPQLLDTVKQKLYTEVEGTCTGKYGFVIAVTTIDSIGAGLIQPGQGFVVYPVKYKAIVFRPFKGEVLDAIVTQVNKVGMFAQIGPLSCFISHHSIPADMEFCPNVNPPCYKSKQEDNVIQEEDVIRLKIVGTRVDATGIFAIGTLMDDYLGLVTQ